The genomic segment CACGTTGGCCTGCCGACCGGGCACATGTTCGGCGGCGAAATGGCGTGCAAAGGCGAGGTCGATCCGGTCGATTCCGGTTGGTGTCGGCACGGTCAGGCGCGAAACCAGGTGGGTGACGTCAAATGTAACGTGGAAAGGAGGGGGCAAGGAACCGTCTTTGGCGCGTGGAATCACAGTCGGAACAATAGATTGCCAGAGAAACTGGTGATTGGCGACCGGGATAGGAGGTAAACTATGGTCATGATTTTTGATGGCCGGGAAGAAGCTGATCGTGTCACTCCAGTAGGCCTTATCTGGACCGTTCGGCAATCTTTTGGTAACGAAAGTTTGGTGGAGATAGGCTGCGTGCAGGGCTACTCCCGCGTGTTTTTTTATGTGTCTTGAAAAGAGGTCTGGGTGCAAAGTCCAGCCGTGCACGTCCGTCCGGCAGCCATAAAGGGCACTCCTTTCAAGCTGTCGCACGCCCTTCCGTGGCTCAAAGACACTGCGTTTGACGTTTGGTCGAACGCGGGCCGCGATCCCAAAGGCGGATTTTTCGAAAGCCTCGACCTGTCGGGGCGTCCCATTGTGGAACCGCGTCGGGTGCGGGTTCAAGCCCGTCAGGTCTACAGCTTTTCCCAGGCCGGGGATTTAGGTTGGGAAGGCGACTGGCAGGCCCAGGTTGAGCATGGACTTGACTATATCGCCCGGCATGGACGCGATGAACAGGGTTACCTGCGCGGCACGATCGCGGCTGACGGAAAGGCCATCGAGGCGGCGCCGGATCTTTACGACCAGGCTTTCTATCTGCTGGCCCTGGCACACGGCTTCCGCGTCACGGGCGATGTGAAATACCAACGCTTGGCGCTCGATCTCTTGCGCCAGCTGCGTCGTGATTTCAGCCATCCGCTGGGTGGTTTCTACGATACGCCCGTCAGTCGGGAGCGACTGTGCGCCAATCCGCACATGCATCTGCTCGAGGCGGCTTTGGCCTGGATCGAGGCAAGCGATAGCCACGCCTGGCGGCAATTGGCGACAGAGATCGTCGACCTGTGCAAGGCCCGCCTGATCGATCGCAAGACTGGTGCGCTGCTGGAACATTTCAATGCGGATTGGTCGCCGGTAGATATCGGCCCTTTGGCATCTATCGAGCCTGGACATCAATTCGAATGGTGCTGGCTGCTGATCCGCTATGAAACGCTGGTAGAGGAAGTTGATGCGTCGGTTTATCGGACGCTCTTCGACATCGGCCGGCACCACGGCGTCTGCGCGGAGCGCGGCGTCGCGATCGACGAATTGCGCCGCGATCTGACCTGGAAACGGGCGCAGGCACGGTTGTGGCCGCAAACCGAGCGGTTGAAAGCAGCTGTTGCTTTGGCTCAATTGTCGTCTGGCGCGGTACGCGCCGCTTATGTGGTTGAAGCGCGCGAAGCCGTTGCCGGGCTTGGCCTCTATTTCAGCGGCGTTCCGAAAGGATTGTGGCGGGACAAGCTTTTGCAGGATGGCACGTTCGTTCAAGAACCGGCACCGGCGAGCACGTTCTATCATATTGTCTGCGCCATCACGGAACTGTCGCGCAGCGATCTGGGCTTTGACAGTCAATCGGCGGACTTGAAGTCCCCGTTCGAGCTGGCGGCATCGACCTTCCGCTGATGAGCGGTTGATTGCGCAGCATTATCCTTTTACGTGGATCGATGTAGTTTACCCAAGGCGCGCCGGGCCTGTCGTGCTCAGCGCTATTCATTGCCGATTTCGTGGAGATAAAAGTGACGATAAGCGCCGCCCAGATCATTCCGGTCGTCCTGAGCGGTGGCAGCGGCACGCGACTGTGGCCGCTTTCGACACCGCAGAAGCCGAAGCAGTTTCATCGTCTCATCGACGACAATACGATGTTCCAGCAGACGTGTTTGCGGGTATCGCCCAGTGTGGACCCGCGCTTCGGCAGTCCCATGGTCATCTGCAATACGCGCCACGAAGACTATGTCATCGCGCAGCTTGAGGAAGCT from the Beijerinckia sp. 28-YEA-48 genome contains:
- a CDS encoding AGE family epimerase/isomerase, which encodes MHVRPAAIKGTPFKLSHALPWLKDTAFDVWSNAGRDPKGGFFESLDLSGRPIVEPRRVRVQARQVYSFSQAGDLGWEGDWQAQVEHGLDYIARHGRDEQGYLRGTIAADGKAIEAAPDLYDQAFYLLALAHGFRVTGDVKYQRLALDLLRQLRRDFSHPLGGFYDTPVSRERLCANPHMHLLEAALAWIEASDSHAWRQLATEIVDLCKARLIDRKTGALLEHFNADWSPVDIGPLASIEPGHQFEWCWLLIRYETLVEEVDASVYRTLFDIGRHHGVCAERGVAIDELRRDLTWKRAQARLWPQTERLKAAVALAQLSSGAVRAAYVVEAREAVAGLGLYFSGVPKGLWRDKLLQDGTFVQEPAPASTFYHIVCAITELSRSDLGFDSQSADLKSPFELAASTFR